From the Rhodopirellula islandica genome, the window TGCTGGTACCTCATCGTCGGATGAAATGATTCCACGCAAGTCGTGACGACAAAATCGCCGTCACCTTGAGTCGGATTAGCAATCAAGAAAAGGTTCTTCGTCAGCGGAGTGCGACGTCTCCGAACATCGCCACCGATCGCACCAAGCTGAGTGGTCAACGTGAGCTTGCCTGGATGGCTGGAGAACGACACAAGATCCGGATCAGGCCGAACCGGATTCCACTCGGGTCTCGCTTTGCCATCGAATTCATCGATGAACAACGCCTTGGGCTCTTCAGCGAACAAGCGAGTACTCGCGGCCCCCAAATTCAAAGCCAGAGCGACAACAACAGCGACACCAAAACGAAAACGCTCGGACGACATTCGGACCACCCCGCCTACAAGGAAACAAAATCATTTCCTTCAGTGTACCGAACCCACCCTGGCGTTGTTCGCCGAGTGAAATCACGATGCGATCACGGCAACGACCGGGGCAACTCACCGGGCGGGCGAGCATCAGTTCGATGTGTTTTGCAGCCCAGGCTCCTCCGAGTCCGCCATCGACTTCACTGGATCGAGGAACTCCTTCAATTGATCCATCGTCGACAACTTTTCCGGATCGAAAAATGGCGTCTCAGAAAGCGGCTTCTCGGTCTCCACCGCAAACCACGTGATCCAGCAATCGGTGTATTCCATGAGGTGGACCGGAGTCCCATGATCAGAGATCGTCGAAGTCACTTGGGCACGACTTACATAGCTAGGTAGCCAAATGCCCTCCTTTTCGATCCATCGAAAATTCGACGCCACTTTTCTCAAGTCCTCCCCATTTTGCATGTGAAGGATTGCGGAGCGGCTTGACGGCATTTCGTGAACTTCGCTGCAACCGAGTCCTGCGAGTCAAACTTGAAATCGCACCGCCAGCCAATTCGTTTGACTGCTTCATGTAGATGCCAACATCGAACTCTTGGATCGCTTCGTTATTGACGATGAGTGCTTCCAAAAAGCTAGCTCCCTGCATCGAAGAACTCTCGGGCTGTTCAACTCGATCTTCGGCAAGAAGCGAAGCGAAATAATCAACCCCACGATCCGAACGGATCACCCAATTGATTTCCCGTTCCGCTTCAGCGATGTCTTCCAGTTTCTCTTCAGGAAACTTGAGCGAAATCCTCGCCGCATGTTTCCCAATTGATTTCATTGATAACTCAACTGGCCAATCGCCAATTGCGGCATCAACGATTGCTAGATTGTCACTCTCGTCCGAGCGATCTGAGAAAAGGATCATCGCACTCGCTCTTGCGAACCCTTCTCCGTCGGGAACAAACTGAATCGCATGCGGCACAACCTTCACTGCCGCATCCTTCACGATATTGATGTAGGCATTTACCTTCTGTTTTGTAACAGCGTCCGTGACGAAGACGGCACCGCCAATTCCTTCATCTGGAACGTTTCCAGGTGGAATCGCAAACTCAAGTTCGATCCCCTTGTCTTCCACCGGCTTGATCGTTGCCAGAACGCCTGACATGGATTCACTCATGGAAACCGTCAGATTCTCCGGGCGGACCGGATCACTGATCACCAACGGCATCGAAAACGTTCCTTCCTCTTCCCCCGCTTCTCGCAGCGACACGAAGTGCCTTGATTGCGGAAGAGCCAATACGCCGGTCAGTTCGCAACTCAGCGTGATCTGCAACAACTGCTTACCGTTGGAACGGTCTCCAAACCGTATGAATTGAGAGTACGACGTTGACTTCGGAGAGGACGGTGTCTCAAAGGTTACCTCCATTTCCATATCCGCCCCCATCTCTACCGTTGAGTCGGTTGCAACAACCTTAAGGCGACCGGAAGAAGACTCTGCTTCACCGAGACGCAATTGGTACCCGAGAGTATTCGGGATCTTGATGTTGAAGGTTCGCTTTTCCCCGACTTTCAGCTTGCCGAAATGCACCATCGCTCGAACATTGTCCTCTTGCACCTCGAACATATCGCCGCGCACTTGAACCGGGTCCTCAGCCGCATTCGTGTCGGCGATCATGAAGATGCTCAATGCAGCAAAAATCAAAAGGCCGGCATGTTGCAACGGCATAGACTTGGCTTTTGTCGTTCGTGGAACGACCAATTGGATAGCGGGAAGCATCTGTACTCTGCTGGCAAAAGTCGCTGGGTGATTTTCCTTCCATTCAAAACTAGCGGTACACACAACTCATACAAGGTTCAGCAAAATCCGATCGCATCAAAATGCAGTCAATGTCATCCAATGCACCTGCAACCATTCTCTTGCGGCATCCCCCCCCCTTTAAAAGGTGGAACATTAACGAAGAGCTTGGGGGCGTGGCTTGCGATCGCTTGAACAGCCCAAGTGTCCAGCTCAATTCATGGGCTCGCGATAGGGAAACGGCACTTTTCTCAAATCAAATCGGACAAGCCATTGATGACTCTTTGTGAAAGCGCAACGATGCAAGTTCATCGAAAGAGGCCGGCCTCTTTGACCGTCCCCGAACCACAACCCTCTCACGTGCTCTCAACGGTGTCCGCAGGAACCCAGCCTGTCGCGGACGGGGTGCGAACGAGGACCCAATCGCCTCGTGATTGAGCGATCTCGACGGCCCGACCATCCGCCTCGCTCCACTCCACGAGAGCTGGGAAAGACTCCGCATCACCAGTCCGAACGGTGACCTGATCGACGACTATGTAACCAGTGGATTCTTTCGAAACCCCGGTGATTGCCAGCCACCACATGACGCCGCCGAACACAGCCATCACTGCGAAAAAGGACGCAGCCGAACGTGCCACACGACGTGTTTCGGGTGCCAATATTCGGAGCCGAAGCAAGATCAAAATGGCCCAGAAGACCAACGCGAAACCGACAACGCTCCACCGCAGATGACTCGACCCCCAATGGCGGAACAGCAACGGTGCAATCGCTCGCTGTGCTTCCTGCTTCCATGACTCATCGAGATCGCTTGACTCGTTGACCTGACCTCGAGCCAACCACAAACGGGTGCGAATCGAATCGTTTTCCGGATCCCACTTCAGCGCTCGTTCGTAGGCCACAATCGCTCTTCCAATTTGGCCGGACTGCAGACAAGCGTTGCCCAAGTTCGCATACAACTGCGGGTTCTCAACTCCGGCATCAACCAGCGTTTGATAGCGAGTGGCCGCCAGTGAAAATTCCTCCTTGGCAGCCGCCTGCCCCGAATCACCCTTGCTGGCCGAGTCCTTCTTGGGTGCGGCATCGGATTCAGACTGTTCGAGCCTCTGCATCCCGCGTTCGTAAGCCTGGTTGGCCTCTTGGAACAGCACCGACATGGATGCCTGATCCAGTGTCATGCCTTCCACCGATTCGCTTGCCAAGGCGCTGCCCGCCAACGCGAAAGACCATCCCGCCAGCACCCACGCCAAAATCCTTGCAACACTTTGCGACTGCAAAGCGGAAATTGTTTTCGCCTGGAACTGTCGCGACGGACGCTGTTGCTGCCGAAAGCTTTCCAACTGCTCGATCAATGCCACACCACGCGAACGCACTTCCCCGATCGTGGTTGTCAACTCCGAAGGGATGGCGGTCTCTTCCCGCTGGCAACGATCCAAGAAGGATTCCACTTCCGCGGCCAATCCATACTCACCCGCTGCTCGCACTCCACCGACCCCAGACAACCAACTCGAGGATTCGTCATCGCTTCCAAACTGTCGGTGCAAATACATCGCCATGGCCTGCCCAATCGCGAATTCGTCATCCGCTTGTTCCATTGCGAGCACAGCTTTTTGGGCGGGTGACTTCCACTCAGGCAACCAAGTCATCCAGCGGCCGCAACTCTGCCAAACAACCAAACCAAGCCAAACCAAACCCGGCCACACGGTCAGCAACCACCAAGTCGAAAGTGCTTTCCGGACCGGAACATTCTCAAGAGCATCCGAGGACGTGTGAATTTCCCAGAGCGAATCCGCCCAGGAATCCTTCGCGTCCTGACCGCCCTGCCCTGCCCCGTTCGAGGAGTCTTGATCATCCGAACGATCACCATTGGAAACGATGGAATTCAACTGGAGCGTTTCCGAAGCTCGCACTCTCAGCGGAATCGGATTGCTTCGGACAACTTCGAACGATTCCGTTTCCGGGTTGAAGAAATGAAACTCGATCGGCGGAATCTCAGTCACACCTTCGTGCTTGGGACGAATCGTCGGAGCAAACACCTTCATGTTGTCTTGAACAAATCCAGGCAACGGTTGGTCGGAGACTTTGAAATCAGCCGTCAACTCTGGCAGCGTCGACAACTTGGGACATCGCACCAAATCCATGGGGCCATCGCCGGTGATGCCAATCTTGAGTTTGACGGGGTCGCCGGCTTCGACCAACTGCGGTGTGGCCTGAGTGACAATCGTGTACTTGCCGACCGCGCCGTTGTACCCAACGGGCCGCCCTTCGCTCGGGATGGGGCGAACTTCGATCGAATCAATCTCCGCCTCGGCTCGAATCGGACGCGACTTCCGAACCGCCAGTCGCTCTCGTCCCACCGTAGAGCGAAAAAAATCATCATCAAACATTTGCGAGAAACGAGATCCCATGCCAAACGGATCTCGCCGGGCCACCGGCCCGATTTCAGTGGGATAGTTGACGACAACTTCGACGCCGCCAGCGTCCACTTCCCCTGGTTTCTTGGGATAGATCTCCGCGTCGATCTCATACAAGTAGTACTCCCGTGACTCACCACTTTCATCCTCTCGCAAAACCGATCGGCCACCGGGGCGTTGATTTCTCGCTGCCATTTCCTCCATCGCTTTGGTGAATTCCCCCCATTCCGTTTGGGAAGAAATCATCGACCACATGTCACCTTCGGAGAGCGTCGCCTCTTGCTCGACGAGGCGGTAAGGGCGCAGCCAAATTTTCAACGTCAACGGAATCGGTTCGCCGACATACACGTGTGACTTGTCACCCTCGACTTCAACGAACAACAGGTCACCGGTATCGCTCACCGTCGCCACGAACGTCATGGGTTCCGTTTGAAACACCTCCCCGTCCGCTCGAATACCCAAGGATGGGATCTCGAACGATCCCGCTACCTTCGGCGTCACCCGGTACAGAAACGTCACGCTCTGCTTTTGAATCATCTGTCCATTGATGACGGTGACCTGCCGACTTTGTTGAGGCACACCCTCGCGAACGATCTCCACGCCATCGATCTGCGGCAGTTCCGGAAGTTCATACTTCTCCGCATTTTCAATCCGAACCTGCAACGTCAACGCGGCCCCAACATAAGCCTCCTTGGACGACAGCTTTGCAGAAACATTGGCCGCCTGGGTTTCGCCGACACAGACGAACACCCCGCAGAAAACCAATGCGACCAGCAGTT encodes:
- a CDS encoding BatD family protein; translated protein: MPSKTTANLKGRLVNLKCQLLVALVFCGVFVCVGETQAANVSAKLSSKEAYVGAALTLQVRIENAEKYELPELPQIDGVEIVREGVPQQSRQVTVINGQMIQKQSVTFLYRVTPKVAGSFEIPSLGIRADGEVFQTEPMTFVATVSDTGDLLFVEVEGDKSHVYVGEPIPLTLKIWLRPYRLVEQEATLSEGDMWSMISSQTEWGEFTKAMEEMAARNQRPGGRSVLREDESGESREYYLYEIDAEIYPKKPGEVDAGGVEVVVNYPTEIGPVARRDPFGMGSRFSQMFDDDFFRSTVGRERLAVRKSRPIRAEAEIDSIEVRPIPSEGRPVGYNGAVGKYTIVTQATPQLVEAGDPVKLKIGITGDGPMDLVRCPKLSTLPELTADFKVSDQPLPGFVQDNMKVFAPTIRPKHEGVTEIPPIEFHFFNPETESFEVVRSNPIPLRVRASETLQLNSIVSNGDRSDDQDSSNGAGQGGQDAKDSWADSLWEIHTSSDALENVPVRKALSTWWLLTVWPGLVWLGLVVWQSCGRWMTWLPEWKSPAQKAVLAMEQADDEFAIGQAMAMYLHRQFGSDDESSSWLSGVGGVRAAGEYGLAAEVESFLDRCQREETAIPSELTTTIGEVRSRGVALIEQLESFRQQQRPSRQFQAKTISALQSQSVARILAWVLAGWSFALAGSALASESVEGMTLDQASMSVLFQEANQAYERGMQRLEQSESDAAPKKDSASKGDSGQAAAKEEFSLAATRYQTLVDAGVENPQLYANLGNACLQSGQIGRAIVAYERALKWDPENDSIRTRLWLARGQVNESSDLDESWKQEAQRAIAPLLFRHWGSSHLRWSVVGFALVFWAILILLRLRILAPETRRVARSAASFFAVMAVFGGVMWWLAITGVSKESTGYIVVDQVTVRTGDAESFPALVEWSEADGRAVEIAQSRGDWVLVRTPSATGWVPADTVEST